From the Rhinatrema bivittatum chromosome 3, aRhiBiv1.1, whole genome shotgun sequence genome, one window contains:
- the PTRHD1 gene encoding putative peptidyl-tRNA hydrolase PTRHD1, whose product MAAPRRLVQYIVVRGDLQRVLAWPLGALVAQACHAATAAIHLHYSHEDTQQYLQGLESMHKVVLEAPDEASLLALAEILKQASVDHKIWIEQPENIATCIALRPYPKEEVHRHLKKFKLLK is encoded by the exons ATGGCGGCTCCCCGACGGCTTGTGCAATACATAGTCGTGCGCGGGGATCTGCAGCGCGTGCTCGCTTGGCCACTTGGCGCACTGGTGGCGCAAGCCTGTCACGCGGCCACGGCTGCCATTCACCTGCATTACAGCCACGAGGACACACAGCAATACCTGCAAGGGTTGGAGAGCATGCACAAGGTAGTCTTGGAG GCCCCAGATGAAGCATCCTTATTGGCGTTGGCAGAAATCCTGAAGCAGGCAAGCGTGGATCACAAAATCTGGATTGAACAACCTGAGAACATTGCTACCTGTATTGCCCTCCGCCCTTATCCCAAGGAAGAAGTACATCGACATCTAAAAAAGTTCAAACTTCTCAAGTGA